GACCTGTGAGCCCCGCAGCATAGCGGCGGCCGACCTAGGCGATAGCCTAGCCGGCCGCGGGCCCCAAATCCCCCTAATATATATGGTCTTATTCTGGAGCAGGAAGCACCCAGTCCCAGTTTTTCCAACCATTTTCCGCCTCCAAAAGGTTGTAGTTGGGGTCAATCAAACGGGCAGATGGCCGCCCATTCCAAGATACCCAGCTCTCCGCATAGATGGCCCGAGCCCCATGCCGCCGCCCCAACTCTTTGGCATAGGCTAAAATCATGTCGGGCTGAAAACGCATCTGCTGCAATTGCCAAGGCTGTAAATCATCCTCCGGATAGAGCAGTTTTTGACGGCCATTTTGATCAATTAAGCGATAATGCAACTGCCCCACTTTCTCGACCAACATGACCCGCCAACTAAAGCGAAATCCCTGCTCCTGCCAACAAACTGGCCCCTCATACAGCAAAAAACGCCAAGGAAATAGCAGTTGCCAACTAAAGAAAATGACCCAAATGGCCGTCTGCAATTTGGGCCAATACAAGCGATAAGGCCGCTCCAAATGCTCCTGCGGCAGATAGATAAAGCGAAAGCGCCCCAATTCCTCTGCCGAGAAGAAAACCAAGGCCGCGCCCATCATGACATAGGGAAACAAGCCAATGGAAAAGAGCATGGCCGTCATCGCATGAAAGAGGATAACAAATAAATAGGCCCAAGGGCGCGTTTTGCGGAAACTCAAGCCAAAAGGAACCAGCAAATCATAGAAAAAACCCGCCCAAGACATCAGGAAAGCCGTAGGTCCCCAAGCCAGAATAGGGCCCAAAATGGGATAGGAAGATCGAGCCGATAACCAAATGCTTAGGGGCTGCGCCCGAAACCACCAGTCGGGCTCTAGCTTGGCTAGGGCCGCATAGATATAGAGTATGGCAATCAGGAACTTGGGCAGGAGGAAGTAGTAGTTGGGCAAATGCCGCCGCCGCAGGCTGGGCCGAAAAAAAGCATCCACAGAAGTATTGCAATGCAAGGGAACAAAACAAAGCAGAAAGGCCAATAAGGACACAAAATAGTAGTGGTTCAAATAAAGGCATTTCTCCCAAAGCTCAAAGTAGGTAAAGAGCAAAAAATAGAGCGCCATGCTCCAGCGATAAAAGGCCCCCAACAAAACCCCCAAGGCCGCCAAAAGCATCAGGCTGTATAGGAAATAGCAAAGCTGCGGAGAAGCCAAAGGCAGCCAGTCCCAGCCCCAAAAACGAAAGTGATAATCGGGCGATAAATAGAAGTCTTCGATCCAACCCTTGGCCCAAAAGCGTATGCCCGACCAAAGAAAAAGAAGCCCCAATACAATGCGAAAAAGCAGAAGGGGAAGAACTTCCCGCTCCTGCTTTAGGTATGCTTTAATCGCCGTCATTGTCGCTAGGTAAGACCGTGATGCCAAAAACAGCCGCCATATCATTGGAGAGTGCCAGGTAAATGGCTCGACTCAAATCATAGAGCGCCTCGACCTGATCGGGTTGGTTCTGCAAAGCAGCCTGCAAATCATCGCCTAGGCTTTCGCAAAGGCTGATGGCGGCCCTCAAATTGGCCAAAAACTGCGCGGGAACCTCATTGCTGCTTTCCGATTCCCAATAGGCTTGCAAATTGGGCCTTCCCAATAAAAAGGCATCTTCCAAACCCTCAAAATTGGCCTTCAATAGGCCTATGCTAAAGTGCGCATCGGGATGTTCAACCGATTCTGGCAGGAAAATCCCATCGTTCTCCTTGCCCAAGGGCTTTCCTAACTTCTTGCGGCTGATCTCCTGGGCCAAGTTAATCATTCCGTTGCTCAGCTCACTAATGGCCGAGCCCAATTCATAACCTTCGGCAGCAGCAAAACGCTGACCCTCCCCCTGATTTTCCCAAATATCCTGCGGTTTTTGCATCTCTAGGGCCAAATGCTGCACCGCCAAACGCAGGTAGTCCGCCCGACGAGCAGAAAAAGGCAACTGCTGACTACTGTCGGCAAATAATAGGTATTCTATAGCCGAAAGGCTTTTGGCATAACTGCTCTGTTGCCGCATATATAGGCTGTCTAGCGTTCGGCTACTATCCGAAATGCTGGCTTCTATAGAACTGCTATTGGCGGGGCTCCGCCCTATGCTCCAATGCAAATATTGGCTTTTCATTTCGCCAAAAACAAAGGGTTCGGCAGCCCCCCAAGCCCTTGCGGCCTGCCGCCAAGCTTCACGAGCATCTGTCAAACTGGCATTGCTGGGCTGCGCCAAAAACAAATTAACCTTAGTGGCTAAGTTGGGGCCCTGGGCCGCTACCTCTTGCCAAGCTGGGGCAATAACTTCTGTTTGCCAAGCTTGCAAAAGGGCCGTTTTATCAAAACTATCTTGCTTGCTACAAGCAAAAAGGAAACAAAGGCTGGTCATAGCCAATAGAGAAGGGAATCGTTTCATATTATATATAGTAGTTTTATTTTTGGGGCCTCCGCTGCGCTACGCTTGCGGCGCTACGTTACAGGGCTCGCTATTCGCTCGGCCCTTCAGCGCTTGTAGCGCTTCGGTCTGGCCTTCGGCCACCCTTTCACATCGCTAGGCCTGCGGCGGCTGCGCCGCCTGCAAGACGCAAGAAGTAGGGCCTAGTTGGCATAGCTCGCAAATCACCCCTCCACATCGGTTACTCCCTTTGGTCGTCGAACGGCGGACTAAAGTCCTTGTTGTGACCTGCGGCGGCTGCGCCGCCTGCAAGACGCAAGAAGTAGGGCCAGATTAAAGAGAGTTTAAAAATTCGAGGACTTGGCTGCGCTCTTCTGCGCTTAGGGCCATAAAGGCATGTTTAGCCGCTTCGGCTTCTCCCCCATGCCAGAGGATGGCCTCTTCTATATTGCGGGCTCGGCCATCATGCAAAAGCTCTGAATGCTCATTAACGGTAGAGATGAGGCCCAAGCCCCAAAGAGGTTGTGTTCGCCACTCTTGTCCATTGGCTAGATAATCGGGGCGGTTATCGGCTAGGCCTGCGCCCATATCATGTAAGAGAAAGTCGCTATAGGGATAAATCTTTTGATTGGACAGAGGGGCCAAGGCATGTACTCCTGTTTCAAAACTTGGACGATGGCAATCGCCGCAGCCCATCTCTAGAAATAATTTTTTGCCTTTAAGGACCCTTTGGTCTTTCCAATCTCTGCGAGCGGGCACGGCCAAGGCCTGCAAATAAAGTTCTACCCGATCTAAGGTCTGATCATCGAGTTCGTAGCCTTGGGCATTATTTCCATTGGGCGCTTGCTGGCAGTCGGTTTGGCCCGGACTACAATTTTGCTCGGGAAAAAGAGAGGAGCTAATGCCCATATCTCCTTGAAAAGCGGCAGTAATCTGTTCTCTTAAAGTGGCTGAATTAGCTTTCCAGCCATAACGGCCCAGCAGTTGTCCATTAGCGCTCGGAATCCAATTGGCCCGTCCAGATACCCCATTTCCATCTATATCTTGTGGATCTTCTAGGGCCAAGATACTCTGTTCGGGAATAGCTTCTATCAGCCCCATCCCCACTAACTGATTAGCCACCCTTGGCGATATTTCTACATCTGCGGCCAAGGGGCCATAGGCTAGTTCTTGTACCCCATAAGTAGGTTTGCGCAACTCATAGCTACTGCCATCGGGGTATTGCCCCTGAATATAATCGTAACTAATGCTAATTTTTCCCTCTGCCGCAACATTGTTAATCCCTTGGTCCTGTAGCTGCCCCCCATAAGAAGGTTCGGGCCAATTTGCAGCCCCTGCCGAAGCGCCGGGCACCGATAAACGAAGCAAAAGGCCATGTCCCAGCTCCCCACTAAAAGCAGGAGAGCGCCCCCGCCCATCTTTAAAATGGCAGGAAGAACAAGCGACCGCATTAAATAATGGGCCTAGGCCATCCCGGGCCGTTGTTGAAGCTGGAGAAGAGACCCAAGATTGATTAAAGAAGGAATTTCCCGTAAAAAAGGCCAATTCGTCCATAGAAGACAAACCAGAAGTTTGAAAACCAAAGGCATTTCGAGAACTATTAAAGACGGTGGTCGCCCCACCGCTATATTCTTCGCCAGCCTCTGCTTGTAAAGGCCCCTCTTCCTTTTTACAGGCTCCTAGGAGCAAGAAAGAAAGGATGATGATGGGCAGTAATTTTTTCATACAAATAGATATAAGGTTGTTCTGCCGCAAAAGTAAAAAATCTAGCTCATTAAACTAGACTAATTCTTAATAAGAATTATTAAATACCTTAAGAAAACAACTGCATCTATGGTATGGGGGAAAAAGCAACTAGCTTAAATAATTGCAAAGGAGTGTTTGCTGGAAAAAAAATGCTCTGGGGGATTTATTCTTAGCATTGGCTGAAGAAATAATAAGGCCTTGTACCCTTCTTATAGCAGAAAAAACCTTGTCTAAAGGCCCTCTTTAGAGGGCTGTCTAAAAAAGCTAGCCTAGGGGCTTGTCCCTAGGAAGCAAAAAGGAGAAACACAAAATTTTAAATAGACTCGAAAAACAGGGCTAGCTCCTGTTTTGTTTTTTCATCTATTGACTGCTTGTCCTTAAGCTCTACATTTATTTTTCATCTTTGGCGGGCTTGGCCAACTCCTCCATAAGGACAAACTGTATATTCCTTCAAATAAAAAAACCAGTCTGCTTCTGCAGACTGGTTTGAGGTTAATGTATTTTATCTTGGCAGAGATAAAACAGCTTCAAATAGTAGGAAGAGGATTAGGCAAAGGCCTCATTCCATACGGCTTGGTTGTGTAGACGACCAATTTCTTGGCGGCCCCACTTATTAAATTGTTCAATTTTCTCGTCATAGCCAAAGCTTGCCCAGCCACCGAGTAGCCAACCCAAGCCACGGGCCACTTTTCCACCTGCACCTTTGTTCCATTCTTTAACGCCGGCATCTTTCATGATTTCAAAGCGTTCTAGAGCATCAATTACATTGTCGACAATCACCGTATCGGTTTTCTTAGACAACCAGTTGGCATATTGGGCACGGCTAAGGAGCCAGTAGGCTGCTTTTTCGTTGATTCTTGTTTCTTGCGTATTGACATACTTGCTCATAATTTCGGCGCGTAGGCGCTTCCATTGATCGGCACCGCTAGCAATAGCGCCTTTAGCATCTTCTAGCTGATCAGCTCTTTGCTTATAGAGGTTAGTATAGACAATATCTAATTGTTCTTGGATTTTGGCCAAGAGGGCTTTCATCTCTTCATACTTGCTAGTGACCCCACGGTTGTACAATCCACCGAGGTCAATCAAACCAGCATTCTGGGCCTCTGTCATCGTAGACAAGCCCGCTCCGCCAGGAAGAGCAAGAGAGAGGAAACCACCAATTTGGCCCATGGTTCCACCAGATTCGCTAGCGGCACCAAGGAGCATTTTGGCAATATCGCCAAAACCGTTTACACTACCACTAAGTAGGGCGGTAACACCGGCGGCTACGGCGGGATTGACGGGAGTCAATGCCAAGCCAATAGAGCTTACGACCACTTTACGCACCGATTCTAGCAGCTTCATCAAGTCTTTCTGCTTCTTCATTACAGACTCATAGTCTGATTTAGCCTTAAGATAGACTTCAGCAGCAGCTCCACCTGAAGCAATTGTTTGGCGGTAGGCGCCATCTACTTGAGAGCCGAGGGTAAGGATATCTTGGTTGAGGCGAGTAAGGACTGCGCCTAGAGTATTGACCAAGGGGCCATCAAATCCACCAGAGAATTCTCCGATGAGAGCGGCTTCTTGCTCATCTGTGAGTGTTGTTGCATTGGGGAAGTCAATAACGATTTTATCCTCATTGAACTCCATCATAGAATCTTGGACCTCATACTTAGTCAAAGCGAAAGTAAGTACATTATCTACAGCGCCGAGGATATCTTTAACCTCATCGGTCATTTCTCCATTGGCACGGCCGCCAGTAAGGGCATTAGCCAACCAAGATTCGGCTTGGCCTTGTAGTTCTTTAGCTTTAGCGAGTAGGCGGTTATCTACTTCGGTACCTTCTAGGATATCGTCGGTATCGCCAAGGCCGAGGTAAGCGGCTTTAATCTTCTCATAAACAGAGAGGAAGTCGCCTTCTTTGATATCTTCAATAAAGCCAGCTACTTCTTTGAGGAAGTTGCCTCCTACTTCGATCCATTGTTTGACCATAGTGATCTTTTCTTGGATCTCGGCACCAACTTCTACGGCTTTAGCCAACCATTTTTCGGCTTCTGCGCGGAAGATATTGACCTTACCGATGAGTTCGTTATCTACATTAGTGTTAGAGATAATGTCTCCACCTCCAGTGATATCATCCCAAGCGGCGGCTAGGCGGTCATACCAATCGGGCAAGTTATTGCCATCGGCATCGCCAACAGCTAGGCCGATAAGGTCAGAGGCTTTATCGAGTAGGCCTTCAGAAGACTGGATCCATTCGCCAGCGGCGGCAATCTTATCGCTAAAGTCGCCATTTTTCATAGCGGAAGCGGAGGCCATAAAGCGTTTAGCTTCATTGACAAAGCCAGAGACTTGGCCGGCCACTTCAGCGGTAAATTCTTCTTGGCCATCCAATACTCTTTTGATTTGGCCCTGGGCCCATTCTTTGGCGAGTTGGAGATACTTTCCGACCACATCCTCGCCATTGGCCATATCGGTAGCGATTTGCATGGCCATTTTGATCCAATCTTGGACCTCTCCTAGATGTTCGCCAGCGGGAAGCTTAGCGATGAGGGAGTTGGCTAGGCGGGCAAATTCGTCGGCCTTTTGTTTGTATTCTTGAACTTTGGCTAGGAGTTTATCATCGATATCGGTGCCGGCAAAAATATCATTGGCGCCATCGAGCTCTGTCCAAAGGGCAGAGAGCTGATCATAGACGGCATTGAAATCCTTATTTTTGAGGGCATCGACAAACTCTTTTCCTTTTTCGGCCAAAGAAAGGAGTTTCTGAATATTATAGATCCAAGTTTTGACCAAGTCAATTTTCTCTTGGACAGCAGGGTTCATTTCTGCGGTGGCCTTAGCCAGCCATTCTTCGGCTTTAGTTTTAAAGCCATTGATTTTACCCAACAGTTGTTCATCGATATCGGTACCGGGGATAATATCCATAACGGCTAGTTTATCCCATTCGCGAGCGAGCAGGTCGTACCAATCGGGCAGGCTATTATTGTCGGCATCGGCGAAGAGGTTATCGACGATATCGCCGGCCTTATCGAGGAGATTGTGGGTACTGCCGAGCCATTCTTCGGCTCTAGCTACTTTATCATCTAGGGAAGCATCGCCTAGGGCTTTGGCCTTATCGACAAAATCCTGGGCTAGTTTCTTAAAGTCGATGGCTTCTGCCACAACGGCATTGCTGAGGTCTCCGACTACTTCTGTACCACTAACGACAGAGGAGATACCGCCTTCCATCCAGCTTACGGCTAGATCTCTCCATTGGCCGAGGTATTCATCTAGGGCCTCTACTTTTTCGATAACAGATTTGGCCAGTTCGATCCATCCTTGGACCTTTTCTACTTTATCGCCTAGTTCTCCTCCGGTAAAGAGGGAGGCGAGGCGGAGCCAGCCTTCGGCTTGTCCGATATACTCTTGAGCGCTGGCGAGGATGCCTTTATCTAGTCCTTCTTTAGAGCTAAGAATTTTATCGATGCCGGTATCGAGCCAAGAGACGGCCAGGTCTTTCCAGCCGTTAAGGGTAGCCTCGAGGTCGGCATTGCCTTTAGCTTGGGTAGCGATATCGCTTTCCGTTTCTGCTTCAATTTCTTCGGCGGCGGCTTTTTTGGCGCTACGTTCTTCACTTTTGGCTTCGCGAGCGGCGGCAGCCTCTTCGGGCATGGGGATAGTTCCTTGCTCCTCTACGCTAGGCTCATCTTGATCGGCTTGGGCCAGGGCGGCTTGGGTCTGATGCAAGGTGGCTAGAACTTGGCTGTGTTGGGCTGCGGTTTGGGGGTCGGAAGACAGCCCAAACTGATAGTAGTTAGAGAGCCATTCGTTGGCTTTCTTTTGCAGCAATTCTAAGCTTTCTTTTTGTTGCTTGCTGATGGCCATAATATATATATGTTAGATAGGTATTTTGCCTTGCGGCGGGCAGATTTTTTCTTGAACTACCGAAAGTTAAGGACTTTATGGCCGTTTTTCAAAGCTTGTTGGGAAAAGAAAAAAACCTTTTTGATATTCTGTTTTTCTATTGTCTATTTAGTTTTTTTGGCTTATTTTGTTCGGTTTTTGCCCAGCCCTCCCGAAGGGGTTCCCTAAGGAATCCCATAGAGGGGAGGGTGGGCGGGGACATATTGATGAATGAGGAGCGCAGCGAGGAATACCGCTTTTGCAGAGGATTGGCATGGCTGAGGGATGGATAGTGGTGCGGCGCAGCCGCAGACCAAGGCGCTGCAAGCGCCGCAGGGCCGAGCGAACAGCGAGCCACGGCACAGCCCGACCCGACCGCAGGGAGGGGCAGCCCCAAAAAAATAGCAGCAGTTCTCTATACAGAAAACTGCTGCTCCCTAAGCTAAGCTTAATATTATTTACTTGGGCTCGAAGCCAAGAACGATATTGAACGAACCATAATCGAAGACCGAAGAGCCTGCGGGTAGGTTTTTATCGAAGCCAATACCATAATCGAAACCAAGGGTACCAAACATCGGCAAGAAGACCCGAAGGCCCGCTCCTACTGAACGTTTGAGCATAAATGGATTGTATTCACGGAAGCTAGACCAAGCATTTCCGCCCTGTACAAAGCCCAAAACATAGATTGTTGCATTGGGGTTGGGCGAAAGCAAATAGCGCAATTCGGCCGTAAACTTATTGTAGACCGCCGCCCCTGTTTGGTTGGCAATAGACACATCTGTTACAGGATCGCGATAGCCACGGAGCGAGATAATATCTTTTCCTTGTAGGCCTACAAAGTTAGAAATACCATCGCCACCTAGCTCATAGCGACCAAAGGGAGACAAGCCCACATCCTTATTATAGCTGCCCAAGAAGCCCATTTTGGCTTCCGTCTTAATGACCAAGTTTTTGGCAATTCTGGTATACCAAGCGCTTTCAAAATCCCATTTATGATATTCTACCCAACGGAAACGGTCGGTATCGGGAAGTTCTGGATCGGTATAATCCCAGCCATTGACCAAAGAATAAGGGAAGGTCAACTTCATAGAGAGCGAGATAGTAGAGCCTGACTCGGGGAAAAGCGGGTTATTGACCGAATTCCGAGAGAGGGTTTGGCGGATCGAAAGATCATTAAAGACCCCGGTAGGAATGGTAAAGTCGTAGCGGCGGAGCAGGTTCATATTTTGGTACTCCATAGCAATTTGGTAACCAAAATAATCATCGGGCCAGCGCAGGCGAGTACCTAGCCCCACCGTTACCCCTGTAATTAATAGCTGTTGAAAACTGCTACTTTCTGGAGTTTGTCCATTATTGAATCTCGAGTGATAGGCACTAACAGAAAGCGCATTACGCTTTTTGCCGCCTAGCCAAGGTTCGGTAAAAGAGAAGTTATAGGACTGAAAATAGCGTCCGTTTGTTTGAATACGCAAGCTTAGGCGCTGTCCATCTCCCTGTGGTAGAGGGTTCCAGGCTTCTGCCTTAAAGAGATTGCGCAAAGAAAAGTTGTTAAAGGTGACCCCAAGCGTACCGATTAGTCCACGGCCATAGCCTCCCCAACCTGCGGAGAGTTCCAATTGGTCAGAAGGACGTTCTTCTACGGTATACTCAATATCTACAGTTCCCCGTTGCGGATTTACAGGCGTATTGATGCCCATGGCCTCGGGGTTAAAGTAGTTGAGGGCCATCAACTCACGTTGAGAACGCATAATATCTGAGCGGCTAAACTTAGCGCCGGGCAAGGTGCGTAGTTCTCGGCGGATCACATGCTCATGCGTACGGTCGTTCCCCTTAATAATTACGCGGTCAATAGTAGCGACAGGCCCTTCTTGGATGCGAATTTCGATATCTACGGTATCATTTTTCACGCCTTTTTCTACGGGATTGGCCTGAAAAAAGAGGTAGCCATTATCCATATAGAGCGTACTCAAATCGCGGCCGTTGCGGTCAAAGCTAATGCGGCTCTGCAAAAGCTCTTCATTATAGACCTCTCCTCTGCGAATGCCTAGGATGCGGCCCAGAACCTCATCAGAATAAGAGCTGTTTCCTCTAAACTTAATGTCGCCAAAATAGTAAGTGGTCCCCTCATCAATGTGCATATCAATTTGGATCGCCTTTTTGACTTTTCCGTTTTTCTTGGGAATTTCTACGATATAGACCGAATCGCGAACAATTTTAGCATCTCGCAAACCGATCTTATTATAATAGGCCATAACATTTTCTTTGTCGGCCTTATAATCGTACTCAATATACTTAGAGGGCTTAAAAATGCCCATAATGGGGCGTTTCCGTTTGGTATCTTTCAGTAGGCGGCGCAATTTGGCATCAGAGACCTTTTCGTTGCCCACAAAGTTAATATCTTGAATCCGAATCCGCTTCCCTCGATCCACATTAAAGACCCAGCGGATACTATTTTTCAAAACGATATCTTCCTCTTCTTCTACGGTAACGCTAGCATCGGGATAGCCTTTGGTGGCCAAGAAATCTTTAATTTCTCGCACAGCAC
This genomic interval from Saprospira grandis contains the following:
- a CDS encoding HTTM domain-containing protein, which codes for MTAIKAYLKQEREVLPLLLFRIVLGLLFLWSGIRFWAKGWIEDFYLSPDYHFRFWGWDWLPLASPQLCYFLYSLMLLAALGVLLGAFYRWSMALYFLLFTYFELWEKCLYLNHYYFVSLLAFLLCFVPLHCNTSVDAFFRPSLRRRHLPNYYFLLPKFLIAILYIYAALAKLEPDWWFRAQPLSIWLSARSSYPILGPILAWGPTAFLMSWAGFFYDLLVPFGLSFRKTRPWAYLFVILFHAMTAMLFSIGLFPYVMMGAALVFFSAEELGRFRFIYLPQEHLERPYRLYWPKLQTAIWVIFFSWQLLFPWRFLLYEGPVCWQEQGFRFSWRVMLVEKVGQLHYRLIDQNGRQKLLYPEDDLQPWQLQQMRFQPDMILAYAKELGRRHGARAIYAESWVSWNGRPSARLIDPNYNLLEAENGWKNWDWVLPAPE
- a CDS encoding imelysin family protein, yielding MKRFPSLLAMTSLCFLFACSKQDSFDKTALLQAWQTEVIAPAWQEVAAQGPNLATKVNLFLAQPSNASLTDAREAWRQAARAWGAAEPFVFGEMKSQYLHWSIGRSPANSSSIEASISDSSRTLDSLYMRQQSSYAKSLSAIEYLLFADSSQQLPFSARRADYLRLAVQHLALEMQKPQDIWENQGEGQRFAAAEGYELGSAISELSNGMINLAQEISRKKLGKPLGKENDGIFLPESVEHPDAHFSIGLLKANFEGLEDAFLLGRPNLQAYWESESSNEVPAQFLANLRAAISLCESLGDDLQAALQNQPDQVEALYDLSRAIYLALSNDMAAVFGITVLPSDNDGD
- a CDS encoding di-heme oxidoredictase family protein gives rise to the protein MKKLLPIIILSFLLLGACKKEEGPLQAEAGEEYSGGATTVFNSSRNAFGFQTSGLSSMDELAFFTGNSFFNQSWVSSPASTTARDGLGPLFNAVACSSCHFKDGRGRSPAFSGELGHGLLLRLSVPGASAGAANWPEPSYGGQLQDQGINNVAAEGKISISYDYIQGQYPDGSSYELRKPTYGVQELAYGPLAADVEISPRVANQLVGMGLIEAIPEQSILALEDPQDIDGNGVSGRANWIPSANGQLLGRYGWKANSATLREQITAAFQGDMGISSSLFPEQNCSPGQTDCQQAPNGNNAQGYELDDQTLDRVELYLQALAVPARRDWKDQRVLKGKKLFLEMGCGDCHRPSFETGVHALAPLSNQKIYPYSDFLLHDMGAGLADNRPDYLANGQEWRTQPLWGLGLISTVNEHSELLHDGRARNIEEAILWHGGEAEAAKHAFMALSAEERSQVLEFLNSL
- the bamA gene encoding outer membrane protein assembly factor BamA, whose amino-acid sequence is MNYNSIRLGVYLACLFCLSQPLLAQTDSLPNSNADTSLPVMDYELPQTYEIGGIKVEGCEYTDPNAVIAVSGLKVGESIKLPGDDIGKSIRKLWSQGLFVDVQILLERRLGEAVFLKIVLKEYPRFARHAYRGVRKGWQDDLNELLNRYLLKGRAATKSMKRSAVREIKDFLATKGYPDASVTVEEEEDIVLKNSIRWVFNVDRGKRIRIQDINFVGNEKVSDAKLRRLLKDTKRKRPIMGIFKPSKYIEYDYKADKENVMAYYNKIGLRDAKIVRDSVYIVEIPKKNGKVKKAIQIDMHIDEGTTYYFGDIKFRGNSSYSDEVLGRILGIRRGEVYNEELLQSRISFDRNGRDLSTLYMDNGYLFFQANPVEKGVKNDTVDIEIRIQEGPVATIDRVIIKGNDRTHEHVIRRELRTLPGAKFSRSDIMRSQRELMALNYFNPEAMGINTPVNPQRGTVDIEYTVEERPSDQLELSAGWGGYGRGLIGTLGVTFNNFSLRNLFKAEAWNPLPQGDGQRLSLRIQTNGRYFQSYNFSFTEPWLGGKKRNALSVSAYHSRFNNGQTPESSSFQQLLITGVTVGLGTRLRWPDDYFGYQIAMEYQNMNLLRRYDFTIPTGVFNDLSIRQTLSRNSVNNPLFPESGSTISLSMKLTFPYSLVNGWDYTDPELPDTDRFRWVEYHKWDFESAWYTRIAKNLVIKTEAKMGFLGSYNKDVGLSPFGRYELGGDGISNFVGLQGKDIISLRGYRDPVTDVSIANQTGAAVYNKFTAELRYLLSPNPNATIYVLGFVQGGNAWSSFREYNPFMLKRSVGAGLRVFLPMFGTLGFDYGIGFDKNLPAGSSVFDYGSFNIVLGFEPK